The Euphorbia lathyris chromosome 2, ddEupLath1.1, whole genome shotgun sequence genome includes a window with the following:
- the LOC136218916 gene encoding protein MOR1-like, whose protein sequence is MNFTRFDLAEQADPAFSRKNFIPHDVHMERQIMPRAVTSINGPTDWNEALDIICFGSPEQSVEGMKVVCHELAQATGDPEGSLMNELVKDADRLVSCLASKVAKTFDFSLTGASSRSCNTFFIHLCRHFKIKDLLMLLKRALWTV, encoded by the exons ATGAATTTCACTAG GTTTGACTTAGCAGAACAAGCGGACCCAGCATTCTCTAG GAAAAACTTCATCCCTCATGATGTTCACATGGAACGACAGATAATGCCCCGTGCAGTTACTAGCATCAATGGGCCTACAGATTGGAATGAAGCTTTGGATATCATATGCTTTGGCTCCCCAGAGCAG TCAGTTGAAGGAATGAAAGTTGTGTGCCATGAGTTGGCACAGGCCACTGGTGATCCAGAAGGCAGTCTAATGAATGAACTTGTGAAAGATGCTGATAGACTTGTTTCATGCTTGGCTAGCAAG GTGGCCAAGACTTTTGACTTCAGTTTGACAGGAGCTTCGTCAAGGTCTTGTAATACGTTCTTCATACACTTATGCAG ACATTTCAAAATAAAAGACTTGCTCATGCTGTTAAAGAGAGCACTCTGGACAGTCTAA
- the LOC136220686 gene encoding alkane hydroxylase MAH1-like yields MEIVGMVVAFVLILVLSLWFWWSNRNSLPTNWPVVGMIPSLLSNASRIHDFIAGFLQQSNGTFYFKGPWFCGMDFVVTSDHMNVHHTLNKNFSNYPKGPDFNHIFEYLGDGIFNADSDTWRFQRAMIHSLFKYKRFELAVKSSMHQKISQGLFSVLDHANKLGNELDLKDMFQRFSFDNICILVCGMDPNTLSIDFPRLPFEKAFDDILQVFLYRNTVPRIIWKLQRWLQIGEEKKMTRASHTFDHFVEHCIKIKQQELEQNRNINEFDALTYFLQNEQVLSHKFIRDMAINLLFAGRDTTSAALSWTFWLIATNPSTETNILKEMEQHFGNDKSKFVFDFEKLKQLVYLHGVICEALRLYPPVPFERKVSIESDILPSGHSISKNTTIVYSLYAMGRMKEIWGEDCLEFKPERWISESGGIKHYPSYKFAVFNTGPRTCLGKDLSFVQIKTVVCAILRNYSLQLIEDQHAYPSCSVTLQQKKGLKVRVFKRYA; encoded by the coding sequence ATGGAGATAGTAGGAATGGTAgtagcttttgttttgattcTTGTTCTTAGCCTGTGGTTCTGGTGGTCCAACAGAAACTCATTACCCACCAATTGGCCTGTCGTTGGTATGATCCCATCACTTCTCTCCAATGCATCACGAATCCACGATTTCATCGCTGGTTTTCTTCAGCAAAGTAATGGGACATTTTATTTCAAAGGTCCTTGGTTCTGTGGCATGGACTTTGTGGTCACTAGTGATCACATGAATGTTCATCACACTTTGAACAAAAACTTCTCCAACTATCCTAAAGGCCCTGATTTCAACCACATTTTCGAATACCTTGGAGATGGGATTTTCAACGCAGATTCTGATACCTGGCGATTTCAGAGGGCTATGATTCACTCTCTCTTTAAATACAAGAGGTTTGAGCTTGCTGTCAAAAGCTCTATGCACCAAAAGATTTCCCAAGGTTTATTCTCGGTTTTGGACCATGCCAACAAACTGGGCAATGAGCTAGATTTAAAAGACATGTTTCAACGTTTTAGTTTCGATAATATCTGCATTTTGGTTTGTGGTATGGATCCTAATACTCTGTCCATAGATTTCCCTCGTCTTCCTTTTGAGAAAGCTTTTGACGATATTTTGCAAGTTTTCTTATATCGCAATACTGTGCCTCGTATTATATGGAAGCTGCAAAGATGGCTACAGATTGGAGAAGAAAAGAAGATGACAAGAGCATCCCATACCTTTGATCATTTTGTGGAGCATTGCATCAAAATAAAGCAACAAGAATTagaacaaaacagaaacattaATGAATTCGATGCCCTAACATATTTTCTGCAGAACGAACAAGTACTGAGTCACAAGTTTATAAGGGATATGGCAATTAATCTTTTATTTGCAGGAAGAGATACAACGAGTGCTGCTCTTTCTTGGACCTTTTGGCTAATTGCAACCAACCCATCTACAGAAACAAACATCTTGAAAGAGATGGAACAACATTTTGGTAATGATAAATCCAAATTTGTTTTCGATTTTGAAAAGCTCAAACAACTTGTTTATCTACATGGAGTTATATGTGAGGCTCTAAGATTATATCCGCCGGTACCCTTTGAACGGAAAGTATCGATTGAATCAGATATCCTCCCAAGTGGTCATAGTATCTCCAAAAATACAACGATTGTATATTCTTTGTATGCAATGGGAAGGATGAAAGAAATATGGGGTGAAGATTGCTTAGAATTCAAGCCGGAGAGATGGATTTCGGAGAGTGGAGGAATCAAACATTATCCTTCATACAAGTTTGCAGTATTCAATACTGGACCAAGAACTTGTCTAGGTAAAGATCTGTCCTTTGTGCAGATAAAAACAGTTGTTTGTGCTATCTTACGGAATTATTCTCTTCAATTGATTGAAGATCAGCATGCTTATCCATCTTGTTCTGTAACTCTTCAGCAGAAAAAGGGTTTAAAGGTTAGAGTTTTCAAAAGATATGCTTAA